The Luteibacter flocculans genomic interval TCATCGCTCGCGTGGGGCGCACCGTCAGCGTCACGGAAGAAGGTTCGCGGATACTGCAGCGCTCGCGCGACCTCCTGCGCAACGTGGCCGACCTGCGCAGCGTCGCCAACGAGAGCGGCGTATCGGGCGAACTGCGCCTCGGCGCGTGCCCCACGGCCCTCGCAGGCATGCTTCCCGACGTGCTCGCGCGCATGGTGGAGACCTTTCCGCGCATCAACGTCTTCATCAAGCCCGGCTATTCAGTGGACCTCTACCGCGACGTCGAGACCGGCGATCTCGATGCAGCCGTCGTGCTCCAGGCACCGTTTCCGCTGCCGAAGACCCGCGAATGGCAATTGCTGCGCGAGGAGCCGCTGGTCGTGTTGGCGCCACGCAGCATGGCTGCACGCGATCCGCATGAGTTGCTCGCCAGCGAGCCGTTGATCCGCTACGACCGTAACCAGTGGGGCGGCCGACAGGCGGACGATTACCTTCGCGCGAATGGCATCGTGCCGCGCGAGCGCTTCGAACTGAACGCGCTCAATGCCATCGCGGTGATGGTCGATCGTGGCCTCGGCGTGTCGTTGGTGCCGGACTGGGCACAACCGTGGCCCGAAGGACTCGATCTCGTGCGCTTGCCGCTGCCCAAGC includes:
- a CDS encoding LysR family transcriptional regulator; this translates as METQFLHTFITVADHGSMAAAARLLNITPAAVAQQIRTLEREIGATLIARVGRTVSVTEEGSRILQRSRDLLRNVADLRSVANESGVSGELRLGACPTALAGMLPDVLARMVETFPRINVFIKPGYSVDLYRDVETGDLDAAVVLQAPFPLPKTREWQLLREEPLVVLAPRSMAARDPHELLASEPLIRYDRNQWGGRQADDYLRANGIVPRERFELNALNAIAVMVDRGLGVSLVPDWAQPWPEGLDLVRLPLPKPSEPRRIGIVWSRSSVRVRLVTVLLQESRKAMEQTRASAR